CGGCAACATAGTAAAAACAAGTGGCCTTTCGCCAGGTCCAAGATATATGCCATAGTGCTATCTGTTTGCTAGCTACTGGATCAAATGAACATGCAAGTGCTTCCACAGATACACAATGTGAAGAATTTCTTCTTTCAGTCAGACTATTTTGAGGACCCTCGACACATGACTAGACCATGACTAGTGTGCTATAATAAGTGGCACTTGTTTTATAGGTAGTTTCTACATGGAAtttagtttatttgcactttctGAAAGCTCACTTTTCATGGCTTTGGTTTTCACAGGTGCAGCTCAAGAGTGAAGAGACCAAAACGTTTGCAATGAAGATTCTGAAGAAGCGACACATCATTGACACAAGACAACAGGAGCACATCCGCTCGGAGAAACAGATAATGCAGGAGGCTCATTCAGACTTCATTGTGAGGTGGGGGGCTAAAATCATTAAAGGTcataaatggtaatattaaatGTCATATTCTAAAAATATCAAGGCAAAACAATATTTCGACACAAAATTGTGTGGGAATGTTCCCTCAGATTGTACAGGACATTCAAAGACAGCAAGTATCTGTACATGTTGATGGAGGCCTGTCTAGGAGGAGAGCTTTGGACCATACTTCGGGACAGGTAGTAAATCAGCTAAATTCCCCTTGTGAAGGTGGCGAATGCAATAAAATATGCAGATTAGCAGtactattataataatatttgacCGCTCAATGCAGCAATTGATTGATTGAGAATGATTTATTCCAGAGTGTCGGGTAATAACTCAAAATGAATAATGCAAACTCAGTACAACACCAATGATTGTTTCGTTTTTTAATCATAGAGGATCATTTGAAGACTCCACTACACGGTTTTACACAGCGTGTGTGGTTGAAGCCTTCGCTTACCTGCATTCCAAAGGAATCATCTACCGTGATTTAAAACCAGAAAACCTTATTCTGGATCATAGAGGATATGCCAAGCTTGTGAGTAAACATAGCAGTTTCTGAAATGAGCTGTTCTGAATTCTGAAGCTGCTGAATTTCAAGAAGCTAGTAGGGAGGGGTTGTATCTCTCATAAGTTTGTCTCATGGACGCAGGTGGACTTTGGCTTTGCTAAAAAGATTGGGTTTGGGAAGAAAACATGGACTTTCTGTGGAACACCAGAGTATGTGGCCCCAGAGATCATACTAAATAAAGGCCATGACATTTCAGCAGACTACTGGTCATTGGGAATCCTGATGTATGAACTCTTGACTGGAAGGTAAATCATTTCATAAAAgcttgtttgtttaaaaatatatatattacaggattttttttttagtttgtgtgtgATGTTTTTATAAACTCTACTGTATATTTCTTGTTCAGCCCACCATTCTCAGGACCAGATCCAATGAAgacatataatataattttaagagGAATTGACATGATAGAATTTCCAAAGAAGATCACAAAAAATGCAGGCAATCTAATTAAAAAACTATGCAGGTGAGtgcattcaaaaacagcattAAACAACCACTCAGTTTCAATATCTGTTGATAAATTGACAACAGGGCTGTCAATTTTACGCATTAATTTAGTGTGCTTATTATATGAAAATAACATGAATTATGTGATAAGCTATGTTCTGTAAATCTGAGCAATTTGAGCTTGATGTAACATCTCGAATCTGTGGCAGTAGGGGCCAATCAGCActactccagctgtacagacaacatgCCTTGTCAACCAACAAGAGTGAATAGCACAGTCTTCCACACATGATGCGCTTTCAAAGACTGTTGTACCAAACAAAGCAGCATACAGCTTTTTCAACATTCCAttttacatttaacttgacacagcatcctacaAAAATGAAATACTGAAAAGGATTGAGACGTGACCCAACCAAAGTGAGTCAGAATTAGGCCAAAAATAggtttatgttcaatgatatggaaataaagcaaacaatgTATTGACTTAAAAGACACTTTTTTATTgctaaatgctttacttgtctgctgcCACAAAGTATGTATTCGATAATTCATTTGAAATATctgaatataatattacatattatttttataattataattatatatatatatatatatatatatatatatatatatatatatatatatatatatatatatatatatgtatgtaatattATATCCAGATAAATCAGACGCATTATCGAATACATACACTATACTGTGGCAGCAGACATGTAAAGTATTAGGAATAATCAGAACattatgtaattcatttgattacaatttctaattaattgacagccctaattgtcAACTAACTGTTGCTGACACTCTCTTTCAAAGGACGAGTTCATATTATTTCATGAAAtcattgttttaaatggtttCACTCCCACTTAAAATATTTGACAGCTTTCAAGGTATTAATATGTTGCATATTAATGAAATTTACAACTAAAACCTAATAAattaagtgtataatttctgtacCACTCACACACCAAACGGAATTACTATCTGATTGTTGAACAGCTGACTGGGCTTGTTATAACAACatcggctcaaccaatggcgtgagcttTGGGCAGGACTACCCATTTGCCAAAATTTGTTTGAAAgcagttattatttttgcatttctgtttggtgccactagtagaaAAAAGGACACTTTACCTTGGCAAAATAACTAAAGTCAAagtcaaaaagaaaaaataagtcgACTTCATGTGTTAAATCTGTTTTTGTAATATACTGTTTCCATAGGGATAATCCATCTGAGAGACTAGGAAACTTGAAAAATGGAGTCAAAGATATTCAAAAGCACAAGTGAGTATTGTAATGATGGATGTTTTCTATGAGAAAAATCCAAACTCACTGTCATCTCAGAAAATTCAATGAAAACTGTTCTGTCTCCATCACAGATGGTTTGAAGGCTTTAACTGGGAGGGTCTTCGCAAAGGAACTCTCACCCCTCCAATTATTCCTGATGTGAGTACTCCACATCCACATATGGCCCAATTTATACCTGATATTATTAACACAATTAAACAGCGTTAAATACAGGCATATTTTtacatgttaatgttttattttattaatttttttaaattggacattttcacggtttcatgagaatcatccTAAATCACATTAGGTGAAAGTCAAAATACACAGTGCGTTTGTAGCATAAATGTTCCAttttcgatacaagttaagctcaatcaacagcatttgtgacataatgttgattaccacaaaataattatttctaaTTGTCCATccttttctaaaataaaaatcacaatggaagtgaatgggacccattttggagggtttataggcagaaatgtgaagcttataattttataaaagcacttacataaaagctgcgttctgaagctttcacgtgacttagccattgaattagccacacccatCATTCCAAAACactgccctccaaagataattttgagaccaaaactgagcaaaataGCAGCATTGTCTTTTTCCTGTGGATGTTAAATTCaccagtggcacaatagcgccctcaactgacaaaaattatgaatcacagcctcaatgatcagctttaaatacaacactatgagaaagagcaaaatgattgacagttgAAAAGCGTCTTACAGCACCTTTGTACGAATTTGTAAAATTgcccataactttacacagaaaaggttagtatgtgattttatcatgttaacacacatattgtttatgtcttctggctataattttgaaaaaatgagtattttaacgtaaaaaattgcccccccccccttaacttccattgtaagtgcctcactgtaaaatagatttgtgcttttttttaagaataggaAGGACgagtaaaaaaattttttcatggaaactaatattgtgccacaaatgctttcgattgagcttaactggtatGGAACccgaaatatttctttaatatgtcCCGGACACAGCAATGGACAGCCAACTCATCTGTTAATCAAAAATTCAGATAAAACAAGGGTTTTAAACATTTCAGAAAATGTGGTCCATACATATACAGAATTGCACAGAACTTATTCAGTGTGATGCATGCAGTGACACATtcattggataaaaatgtctgctaaattTATAAATGTAGATCATGTAAAACATGCACATCTGTAGGTCAGTTAACACCGATACTCGactaaaacaacaatgaacaTTCCTCTCAAAATGCCAAAGTTCTAATTTAATAGGAGCAACAGCATGACAACTTTTCTGTTTCAACATGCAGCGATGGCATTTAATAGTTGCAACGGGGGCTACGGCACAAATTTATATGATTTAGCTTATTTACAAAACATTTGTGTCTATTAACTTCTGATTATTAGTCAATGTAATGATGGTTCTTCTTTATATCCCATTTCCTCCCCTCATGTACCTGTAGGTGGCCTCTCCCACTGACACCAGTAACTTTGATAGCTTTCCTGAAGACAACGAGGACCCTCCCCCAGATGACAACTCCGGCTGGGACACTGATTTCTAAAACTGAGTCTCATAACTTACCCTGGAGTGTCCCGTGCCGTACATCATGCTCAAGGAGCACAGAAGATAAGAGAAGATGTTTAGTCCAGCTGTGTGACACCGAGATGCCTTCACCCATGCTTCTCCTGTCCTGCGGTGCCACTGGGGGCACCCAGAACCCTGCAGCGCCCCATGGCTCCCGTAACTGTCCGAATCATAACGACTGGAGTCCATATTCCAAACACTGCCTCAGAAATGGACTTGCACTGATGTTTCATAAACTAGTCCTTCATATTTTTTGCCATGCTGTTTTAATGATTGCAGTAACAGACACTTAAACACTTAAAAGGAACTGTAGGTTATGTAGATGGGATTTATTTTAGGTATGATGAAAATGTTCATTTccattttgtcatttattttaaatgcatactCCTCTTAAACGTTCATTCAGATTCTTCTTCTGAAGGCTTGTGGAAGCTTATAATGttacttttctct
This window of the Xyrauchen texanus isolate HMW12.3.18 chromosome 40, RBS_HiC_50CHRs, whole genome shotgun sequence genome carries:
- the LOC127633378 gene encoding cGMP-dependent protein kinase 1 isoform X3 — encoded protein: MKNLELSQIQEIVDCMYPVEYDKESCIIKEGDVGSLVYVMEDGKVEVTKEGMKLCTMGPWKVFGELAILYNCTRTATVQTLTNVKLWAIDRQCFQTIMMRTGLIKQAEYMEFLKSVPTFQGLSEEILSKLADVLEETHYGDGEYIIRQGARGDTFFIISKGKVNVTREDTPNGTPVYLRALGKGDWFGEKALQGEDIRTANVIAAEAVTCLVIDRESFKHLIGGLEDVSNKGYDDAGAKAKYEAENVFFSNLKLVDFNIIDTLGVGGFGRVELVQLKSEETKTFAMKILKKRHIIDTRQQEHIRSEKQIMQEAHSDFIVRLYRTFKDSKYLYMLMEACLGGELWTILRDRGSFEDSTTRFYTACVVEAFAYLHSKGIIYRDLKPENLILDHRGYAKLVDFGFAKKIGFGKKTWTFCGTPEYVAPEIILNKGHDISADYWSLGILMYELLTGSPPFSGPDPMKTYNIILRGIDMIEFPKKITKNAGNLIKKLCRDNPSERLGNLKNGVKDIQKHKWFEGFNWEGLRKGTLTPPIIPDVASPTDTSNFDSFPEDNEDPPPDDNSGWDTDF
- the LOC127633378 gene encoding cGMP-dependent protein kinase 1 isoform X4; amino-acid sequence: MVMESTLSDKVPEGTRSSSLAKEREDIRTANVIAAEAVTCLVIDRESFKHLIGGLEDVSNKGYDDAGAKAKYEAENVFFSNLKLVDFNIIDTLGVGGFGRVELVQLKSEETKTFAMKILKKRHIIDTRQQEHIRSEKQIMQEAHSDFIVRLYRTFKDSKYLYMLMEACLGGELWTILRDRGSFEDSTTRFYTACVVEAFAYLHSKGIIYRDLKPENLILDHRGYAKLVDFGFAKKIGFGKKTWTFCGTPEYVAPEIILNKGHDISADYWSLGILMYELLTGSPPFSGPDPMKTYNIILRGIDMIEFPKKITKNAGNLIKKLCRDNPSERLGNLKNGVKDIQKHKWFEGFNWEGLRKGTLTPPIIPDVASPTDTSNFDSFPEDNEDPPPDDNSGWDTDF